One genomic window of Mercenaria mercenaria strain notata chromosome 2, MADL_Memer_1, whole genome shotgun sequence includes the following:
- the LOC123564216 gene encoding 60S ribosomal protein L10-like, with translation MGRRPARCYRYCKNKPYPKSRFCRGVPDPKIRIYDLGRKKASVEDFPLCVHLVSDEYEQLSSEALEAARICANKYLVKYCGKEAFHLRMRVHPFHVIRINKMLSCAGADRLQTGMRGAWGKPQGTVARVHIGQPIMSVRGRDPNLANIIEALRRAKFKFPGRQKIFVSKKWGFTKWPREKYQQMRQEHKLIPDGVTVQYKPDKGPLIAWKNRMEKIYG, from the exons ATGGGTCGCCGACCAGCTCGGTG ttacagATACTGTAAAAACAAGCCATACCCAAAATCAAGGTTTTGTCGAGGTGTTCCAG ACCCGAAGATCCGAATTTATGACTTGGGACGTAAGAAGGCATCGGTAGAGGATTTCCCTCTGTGTGTACATCTTGTGTCTGATGAATATGAACAGTTGTCATCTGAGGCATTAGAGGCTGCCAGAATTTGCGCCAACAAGTACCTGGTCAAATACTGTGGCAAGGAAGCTTTCCATCTTAGAATGAGGGTGCACCCTTTCCATGTAATCCGAATCAACAAGATGTTGTCGTGTGCTGGAGCTGATAG ACTCCAGACTGGTATGCGTGGTGCTTGGGGAAAGCCACAGGGCACTGTAGCTCGTGTACATATTGGCCAGCCTATCATGTCTGTACGTGGTAGAGATCCAAATCTTGCAAACATCATAGAGGCACTTCGTCGTGCGAAGTTCAAGTTCCCAGGAAGACAAAAG ATCTTTGTTTCCAAAAAGTGGGGATTCACGAAGTGGCCACGAGAAAAGTACCAACAGATGAGACAGGAACATAAACTGATCCCAGATGGCGTCACTGTACAGTATAAACCAGACAAGGGACCTCTTATTGCCTGGAAAAACCGCATGGAAAAAATCTATGGTTAA